A genomic segment from Coccinella septempunctata chromosome 3, icCocSept1.1, whole genome shotgun sequence encodes:
- the LOC123310126 gene encoding uncharacterized protein LOC123310126 translates to MSEVDHIFLEVEVGNELLCPVKTNLSLEISKMSCWETFILPTKIALSTVEKLEYCQEDDLQKLVVIENLMKQNESVQRRVEDIRYYASTESKNIIDSNEKLAILTKKLNNARIIKQILENTARGTKSKKSSDMEIAKLCGINRMKRNNRYCKFKQPLSPLAVHANTHLHRGIKRKRNE, encoded by the exons ATGAGTGAAGTTGATCATATTTTTCTTGAAGTTGAAGTTGGAAATGAACTTTTGTGTCCTGTGAAAACAAATTTG TCtttggaaatttcgaaaatgtctTGCTGGGAAACATTCATCCTACCAACGAAGATAGCACTGTCCACCGTTGAAAAACTTGAGTACTGCCAAGAGGACGACCTTCAAAAATTGGTGGTGATAGAAAACCTAATGAAACAAAATGAGAGTGTCCAGAGACGTGTAGAAGACATCAGATATTATGCCAGTACTGAATCGAAAAACATCATCGATTCAAACGAAAAATTGGCGATtctaacaaaaaaattgaataatgcccGAATTATAAagcaaattttggaaaataccGCCCGGGGGACCAAAAGTAAAAAATCATCGGACATGGAAATCGCGAAGTTATGTGGAATCAACAGAATGAAAAGGAATAACAGATATTGCAAATTCAAACAACCTCTATCACCCCTTGCCGTTCACGCAAATACACATTTGCACCGcggaatcaagagaaaaagaaATGAATAG
- the LOC123309578 gene encoding uncharacterized protein LOC123309578 has product MNSSNISPVTNNQNTSSYVAAAKATPKPNFPKKEQATLFHCEESLKLFDYVKAIGKIIGPKNICFASRISNNRICIYLSKIEYVDQLMENNRIIKVEEYDLAIRRLVTPAKRVIISNVCPSIPHNLIEEALKSMELQLVSPITFLRAGIPDDEYNHILSFRRQVYVIPPSESFTLQTSKLINFEENEHRIFFSTDKMECYICKQTGHIAANCPNTNSTRDTEMPLTPTPISSTEVFASTSLLTPQQENLPEPPEATETTVPEESATVLSLKRVLSSSTEQDDPPSPLTHSPSESPQMPPPVAPAKKPAAKHTKKKAKKEDSKMSDHSRQTIEQLYKNDPSSFNIPIQNLLAFLENSHGSNNPLKEAQEITNDIKLLLIDLHIIYQSLSDRSLKNRITRMTKKIRKELNIPELDNNYSESSQEPTEEDCYSDNSQIASGGTSIFVTDNIYSSNILLKTSLEAVAISVWSPYKVAICSLYIPPDYDLALTELIDLIDQLPSPFIIVGDFNAHNKMWGSEKTFGKGKIIESLLNNSSICLLNTGSNTHFNPSTGSFSAIDLSLCDPNLTYRLSWCPFDNLFGSDHYPILITDKNDSQSRKIIKWNITKADWNNYKAHTDEHLAELQLSEDIDEALYRVNHCIVSAAEMYVGTSSSTNKRRSVPWWNDNCHKTVSDSKAALNKYRRTRNAEDLINFKKLRAIARRTLKKSKKDSWRNYVSSITSDTPASEVWRKIKRMNGTKIHNTIPAIILQNTVLNDDQEIANTLADHFQERFKNSNATEYDRMDPSPTTLNHGEVDDHTFLNQPITFHELTNALKKCKNSAAGPDNIPFIFLKKLSEKGLEKLLELFNNIWTNQKFPKLWQKSIILPIHKPDQPPDRANSYRPIALTCTMCKLIEKIITLRLQWFLQKYNIISPNQSGFRPHRCTLDNLASLHDYISEAFNMRQDVIAAIFDIESAFDRLFKHVILNCLSKHHFSGNIYKFVDNFLTNRKFVVNVNGKTSVEMPQVHGLPQGSVLSPILFILAINDISKSIICPVQFGLYADDLIIYCRGKSTKTTSLQIQATIDQLQQWSNNIGLKFSTTKSKIIKFSRRTTSTISPHILLNGVPLPVVETHKILGVIFDSKLTWKEHIVNLKTNCMRKLNILKTLSHTQWDSEEEVLLRLYRTLIRSKLDYGSIIYLSASKTNLKSLDAIHNTGLRLCLGAFRSSPAESIYIEANELPLQLRRQQLLLTYAARVSADAHNPLYPHLFSSVSTVQTPVHNHPLAYTLKSLIPDIDFSNTLPYPIPLTPPWQKSVPPVDTSLSKLPKHVTQSRLIQQKFMQKIEEGSYDIVYFTDASKSDAGLFCSVATENSVLQQYQLPNYASVLTGELYAILKAIKNINTNHHNVAICTDSASSVELIKDRHTQHPIAQNIHDHYQQLINTHHRLTIIWTPSHVGIAGNELADKAAKSASKHLTETPNITTQKDLQALLTSKIQERWQQEWDRNSSKLHDIHPSVKPLKFTISDRRTTVIMRRLRIGHTRYTHGYLMASSAPPLCEHCNTVLTVKHILMDCSFHSANRELHGLQGNLSADLTKPDFSVNIVNFLDSLSIAHCI; this is encoded by the exons ATGAACTCATCCAATATCTCACCTGTAACCAACAACCAAAACACCTCGTCCTATGTAGCTGCAGCAAAGGCAACCCCAAAACCTAATTTTCCGAAGAAAGAACAAGCAACACTGTTCCATTGTGAAGAGTCTTTGAAACTTTTCGATTATGTAAAAGCTATAGGCAAAATCATCGGCCCCAAAAATATCTGCTTCGCATCTAGAATTTCTAATAATAGAATTTGCATATACCTGAGCAAAATCGAATATGTAGACCAATTAATGGAAAATAATAGAATCATTAAAGTCGAAGAATACGACCTTGCTATCCGAAGACTCGTCACACCAGCCAAAAGAGTGATAATATCCAATGTTTGCCCGTCTATACCTCACAATCTCATAGAAGAAGCCTTAAAAAGCATGGAGCTCCAGTTGGTATCTCCTATAACATTCCTGAGAGCTGGTATTCCAGATGATGAATATAACCATATCCTCTCCTTTAGGCGCCAAGTCTATGTCATTCCGCCATCCGAATCTTTCACCTTACAGACTTCCAAACTAATTAACTTCGAGGAAAACGAACATCGAATTTTCTTCTCCACAGACAAAATGGAATGTTATATATGCAAGCAAACGGGACACATAGCTGCAAATTGTCCAAATACAAATTCAACTAGAGACACCGAAATGCCTCTCACACCAACACCAATATCAAGTACAGAAGTGTTTGCCTCTACATCTCTCCTTACTCCTCAACAAGAGAACCTGCCCGAACCACCTGAAGCAACAGAGACTACCGTCCCAGAAGAATCAGCGACAGTACTCAGCCTAAAAAGAGTACTTTCTAGCTCAACTGAACAAGATGATCCTCCTTCCCCATTGACTCATAGCCCATCAGAAAGTCCTCAGATGCCTCCACCAGTTGCCCCTGCTAAGAAACCTGCCGCAAAACACACCAAGAAGAAAGCAAAAAAAGAGGACTCCAAAATGTCTGATCACTCAAGGCAAACTATCGAACAATTATACAAAAATGACCCTAGCTCTTTCAATATACCCATACAAAACCTTCTAGCTTTTCTTGAAAATTCCCATGGTAGCAACAACCCTTTGAAAGAAGCACAGGAAATAACAAATGATATCAAACTACTACTTATAGATCTCCACATCATATATCAGTCCTTGTCTGACCGATCACTTAAAAATAGAATTacaagaatgacaaaaaaaatcaggaaaGAACTGAACATTCCTGAGCTAGATAACAATTACTCAGAATCCTCCCAAGAACCAACAGAAGAGGATTGCTACTCAGACAACTCCCAGAT AGCCAGCGGGGGAACCTCCATTTTCGTCACCGACAACATCTACTCTAGTAATATACTACTCAAAACGAGCTTGGAAGCAGTAGCCATATCTGTTTGGAGTCCCTACAAAGTCGCCATATGCTCCCTTTACATCCCACCGGACTATGACCTAGCCTTGACAGAGCTTATAGACCTGATCGATCAACTTCCTTCTCCATTCATTATCGTAGGAGATTTTAATGCACACAATAAAATGTGGGGATCTGAAAAAACGTTTGGCAAAGGCAAGATAATTGAAAGCCTTCTCAACAATTCCTCCATATGCTTACTAAACACTGGCAGTAACACTCATTTCAACCCATCAACAGGAAGTTTCTCTGCTATTGATCTTAGCCTCTGTGACCCCAATCTAACATACAGGTTATCTTGGTGTCCTTTTGACAACCTATTCGGGAGTGATCATTACCCAATCTTGATAACTGACAAAAATGACTCTCAATCAAGGAAAATAATCAAATGGAACATCACAAAAGCTGACTGGAACAACTATAAGGCACACACTGACGAACATCTTGCAGAACTTCAACTATCGGAAGACATTGATGAAGCCCTTTACCGGGTTAATCATTGTATCGTTTCAGCAGCCGAAATGTACGTGGGCACAAGCAGCAGCACTAATAAACGCAGAAGTGTGCCCTGGTGGAACGATAACTGCCATAAAACAGTTAGCGACAGCAAAGCGGCCCTCAACAAATACCGTAGAACCAGAAACGCAGAAGATCTAATCAATTTCAAAAAACTGAGAGCTATAGCAAGGCGCACCCTCAAAAAGAGCAAAAAAGACTCATGGCGCAATTACGTATCCTCAATAACCAGCGACACTCCTGCCTCCGAGGTTTGGCGGAAAATAAAACGGATGAATGGCACTAAAATACATAACACGATACCAGCTATCATACTTCAAAACACAGTACTGAATGATGACCAAGAGATAGCAAACACACTCGCCGATCACTTCCAAGAAAGGTTCAAGAACAGCAACGCGACTGAATACGATCGTATGGACCCAAGTCCAACAACTCTAAACCATGGTGAAGTCGATGACCACACTTTCCTGAATCAACCCATCACCTTCCACGAACTGACAAACGCCCTTAAGAAGTGCAAAAACTCTGCTGCTGGTCCTGACAATATTCCCTTCATTTTTCTGAAGAAACTGTCTGAGAAAGGCCTTGAAAAATTGCTTGAGCTGTTTAACAATATATGGACTaatcaaaaattcccaaaactaTGGCAAAAATCGATCATTCTACCAATACATAAGCCCGATCAACCGCCCGACCGCGCTAACTCATACAGACCTATAGCCTTAACCTGCACCATGTGTaaacttatcgaaaaaatcattACCCTAAGACTTCAGTGGTTTctacaaaaatataatataatctcCCCCAACCAATCAGGTTTCCGCCCTCATCGCTGCACACTTGACAACCTGGCATCCCTGCACGATTACATTTCAGAAGCTTTCAACATGAGACAAGATGTAATAGCCGCAATTTTTGATATTGAAAGTGCCTTCGACCGTCTATTCAAACACGTCATTTTAAATTGCCTATCAAAACATCACTTCAGTGGGAACATCTACAAATTCGTGGACAACTTTCTAACAAATCGTAAATTTGTGGTGAATGTTAATGGAAAAACTTCTGTTGAGATGCCGCAAGTACATGGATTACCACAGGGATCTGTCCTTAGCCCAATTCTTTTCATACTGGCCATAAACGACATCTCAAAATCAATTATCTGTCCTGTACAGTTTGGCCTATACGCGGATGACCTAATAATATATTGCCGAGGTAAAAGTACTAAAACCACATCTTTACAGATCCAAGCCACAATAGATCAACTACAACAATGGTCAAATAATATCGGACTAAAATTCTCCACAACCAAATCAAAAATTATCAAGTTCAGCAGAAGAACTACCAGCACAATATCCCCACATATACTTCTAAATGGTGTCCCACTTCCAGTTGTCGAAACCCACAAAATACTCGGTGTGATATTTGACAGCAAACTCACATGGAAAGAGCATATCGTGAATCTCAAAACTAACTGCATGAGGAAACTCAACATCTTAAAGACGCTATCCCACACACAATGGGACTCAGAAGAAGAAGTACTACTAAGATTGTACAGAACCCTCATCAGATCGAAACTCGACTACGGCAGCATAATATACCTCTCAGCCTCCAAAACCAATCTTAAATCACTAGACGCCATTCACAACACCGGACTCCGACTTTGCTTAGGAGCTTTCAGGTCGAGCCCAGCTGAGAGCATTTATATTGAAGCAAACGAACTCCCCCTCCAACTGAGGAGGCAACAACTACTGCTTACATACGCAGCACGCGTATCTGCTGATGCTCACAACCCTCTATACCCCCATCTCTTCTCTTCTGTATCAACGGTTCAAACTCCTGTGCACAACCACCCACTGGCATATACTCTCAAAAGTCTAATACCCgatattgatttttcaaataccttacCATACCCAATCCCCCTGACTCCACCATGGCAAAAATCAGTTCCACCTGTTGACACATCCCTATCTAAGCTGCCTAAGCATGTAACACAAAGTCGCCTAATCCAACAGAAATTTatgcaaaaaattgaagagGGGTCATACGACATTGTCTACTTCACTGACGCCTCGAAAAGTGATGCTGGACTGTTTTGCTCTGTGGCTACTGAGAATAGTGTTCTACAACAATACCAACTACCAAACTATGCAAGTGTTCTTACGGGGGAACTATATGCCATCCTCAAAGcaataaaaaacataaataccAACCACCATAATGTTGCTATATGCACCGACTCAGCGTCTTCCGTAGAGCTCATCAAAGACCGACACACTCAGCATCCTATCGCCCAAAATATCCACGACCACTATCAACAGCTAATTAATACCCATCACCGCCTGACAATAATTTGGACACCTTCACATGTAGGCATAGCTGGAAACGAACTCGCCGACAAAGCCGCTAAGAGCGCCTCCAAGCACCTCACCGAAACACCCAACATCACCACACAAAAAGATCTACAAGCACTCCTAACGTCCAAAATTCAGGAAAGATGGCAACAAGAATGGGACCGCAATTCCTCTAAGCTACATGATATCCACCCAAGCGTGAAACCTCTCAAGTTCACCATATCAGACAGACGGACCACAGTCATAATGAGAAGACTCAGAATTGGACACACCAGATACACCCACGGTTACCTTATGGCTTCATCTGCGCCCCCGCTATGTGAACACTGCAACACAGTGCTCACTGTCAAGCACATCCTAATGGACTGCTCCTTCCACTCTGCGAACCGAGAATTACATGGCCTCCAGGGAAACTTAAGTGCAGACCTCACCAAGCCGGACTTCAGTGTTAACATAGTGAACTTTCTTGATAGTCTATCCATTGCTCATTGTATTTAA